Part of the Geodermatophilus obscurus DSM 43160 genome is shown below.
CGTCGCCAGCTGGCGGAAACCGCTGCGCGGCCGGCCGGCCGCCTCCCGCACCGGCCGGTTGCGCAGCCGGGAGACGCTGAAGACGGTGAACGCGCCCCACCACAGGCCCGCCGTGGCCAGGCAGATCCGCACCGCCTCGCCGGTGGTCAGCCCCAGGGACGGCGCCCCGAGCACCAGGCCCAGGTGGACGGCGAGCAGCAGCGCCCCGCCGACGTAGCCGAATGCCCAGCCGCGGCTGGAGACGGCGTCGCGCTCGTCGGGGCCGGCCAGGTCGGGCAGCCACGAGTAGTAGACGACGGTGGCCGCGCCGAAGCTGATGTTGGCCAGGATGAACAGCAGCGCGCCGAGCAGGTAGCGGCCGTCGGCGACGAAGTACAGCGCCGTGGTGGCGAGGGCCCCGAGCGCCGCGAAGCCGGCGAGCATCTCCCGCTTGCGGCCCCTCCGGTCGGCCACGGCGCCGGTCAGCGGCAGCACGAGGACCTGCAGAAGCACCGACGCCGACAGCACGTAGGAGAACCAGCTGCCCGGCGGGATCGACAGCCCGAGGAAGCCCAGCCGGCCGTCGGGCCCGGCCGCCTCCTCGGCGACCGACGTGAGGTACGGCCCGAGGAAGACCGTGGTGATGCTGGTGTTGAACACCGACATCGCCCAGTCGTAGGAGTACCAGCCGAAGCGCTCGCGCCGCAGCGCGACGTCGGCGGGGGGACTGGTCGGCCCGGTGGTGGCGGCGGTCGTCACGGCCGCAGGGTGTCAGCCGGGGTGGGGGCCGTCCAGCAGGCGCTGGTCGTGCCGGGATGTCGCCGGGGCACGCCCGCGGGGGAGGCCGCTGCCGCCGGTCGCGGCGGACCGACGGGGCCCGGGCGGTCGGCCGCGGCGGTCACCGCGGGAACCACTGGCCGCGTCGCTCGAGGAGGTCGCGGAGCATCGTCGGCCGGTCGGTCATGACGCCGTCCACCCCGAGGTCGAGCACGGCCGTCGCCTCCTCCTCCGTGTCCACCGTCCAGACGTGCACCTGCAGCCCCCGGGCGTGCGCCGCGGCGATGAAGCGCTCGTCGACCAGCGCCCGGCCGCCCAGCTGGAGGGGCACCTGCGCGCAGCCGGCCGGGATGCGCACCAGGCCGGCGGCCCGAGGGGAGTAGGAGGACAGCCGCAGCGCAGCGACGCCGCGCGGGCCGAGCGAGGTGCACACTCCCGGCCCGAACACGCGGCGGGCCGCGGCGACCCGGGCGTCGGAGAAGGAACCCAGACAGATGCGGTCCTCGACCCCCAGCCGCCGGACGGTCCGGGCCAGGGGACCCACCACACCGGGCGCCTTGATGTCGAGGTTGAAGCGGACGTCGGGCCAGGCGCCGAGCAGGTCCTCGAGCCGGAGGATGGGCTCGCGTCCGCCGATGCGGGCGGCGGCCAGCTCCGACCACGGCAGCCGGTCGACCCGGCCGGTGCGGTCGGTGACGCGGTCGAGGGTCGGGTCGTGGAAGACGATCGGCACGCCGTCGGCGCTCACCCGGACGTCGGTCTCCAGGTAGCGGTACCCCATGGCCACGCAGGCCTCGAAGGCCGGCCTGGTGTTCTCCAGGTGCTCGATCGCCCCGCCCCGGTGGGCCATCGCGATGGGCGTCGGCCCGTCGAGGAACCTGTAACGGACCGGGGCCACGCCGACACGCTAACGCCGCTGGTCCAGGCGCTGGTCGGGGGATCGTCCGACCTGTCGCAGCGGACCGGTCCGTCCTGCCCGTGGAGGCCGGTCGGCGGGGTGGGTCCGGCGTGTTCTGCGGTTCTGTCGGTACCGGCGTCTACGGTGCGCAGCGTGGCGAAGCGAGACACCATCCGGATGATCCCCGAGGAGGCAACCACCGAGACCGGGCTGCCCAGCCCCCGCAGGGGGAGTGGCACCGAGCGTCGCTGCGGCTGGTGCCGGCGTGTGCTGCCCCAGCAGGGGTCGGTCGGCCGGCCGCGCCAGTACTGCGGGCAGGCCTGCCGGCAGCGGGCCTACGAGCAACGCTCGGCGACGGCGAAGGCCGGCCTGTCCGGCGACGTCGTGCTGGTCACCCGCGCGGAGCTCGACGGTCTGCAGGACCGGCTGTACCAGCTGCGCTGCGCCATCGAGGACGTCGAGACGCTCCTCGGCGAGCGGCACACCAAGGCCGAGCTCGAGCGCTCCCTGCAGGACCTGGTGCGGTCGACCGGCCGGCTCGACAAGCTCTGGGTCTCCGAGCGCGCCGCCGGCTGACCGCACCGGCTGCAGGCGTCAGCCGTCGTCGGAGTCGTCGTTGCCGTTGCCCTGCTCGACGCCGTCCTGCGGGTCGGACAGGTCGGGCACGTTGTCCTGCGACGGGTCGGACTCGTCGTCGGTCTCGACGTTCGGCGGCACGTTCTCGTCGGTGGTCCCGTCGTTCGCGTCCTGCCCGGACGCCTGACAGGCGGTCATCGTCGCGCCGCCTCCGAAGAGGGCCAGGGCGGTCACGAGTGCGGCGATCGGGCGTCGGAGTTGCATGTCTCGACCCTAGGCAGCACCCGTGCAGTGCGCCCGTCGAGGCAACCACCCATCCGTCATTACGTCACAGTGACATAATGGCGGATGGGTGGACGGGCCGGGGAAGTGGTGGGCACGACGGAGCCACCGGGGGCCACGGGGCCGGGGGCCGGGGTGGGAGGCGATCGGCCCGCCGAGACCCGGCCGACCGCGCCGGTGGCCCAGCGGGTCGACACCCGGGCGACGATCGACCGACCAGGGTCATGGGCAGGGGCATCGGACGACGAGCCGGCGTGCCGGACGACACATGCGGACGTGGCCAGGATCCGGAGCTCGCACGTCGACGCTGACAGCGCAGCACCCTCAGTGTCGACGTATCCGTCAGCGCGGCGAGTCCTTCGTGACGCCGTGTGCGCGCCGTCGTCCGCGGGGTGGCCGGATGCGGTGTCGACCCTGCCGGGGCCGTCGGCCTGGGCACCGGGTCCGGCGGCGCGATCAGCTCCTCTCGGCCCCCCGGATGTCACGCCGATAATGCACATTATGTCAACTAGTCGGGCGGAGCCCTCCTCTGCGGACCTGGTCACGACAGGGTCAGCACGTCGTAGTCGGTGAAGCGGCGGTCCGCCGTGACGAGGACGAACCGTCGGCGCGCGGCCTGTGCGATGAGCATGCGGTCGAACGGGTCGGCGTGGTGTCGCGGCAGCGCGCCGGCTGCGACGCCGCCCTCCACGGTGACCGGTAGCTCGTCGAGACCCTGGCGTCCGAGTTCCCCGGCGAGGTCCCCGGGGATCGTCAGCTTGCCCAGCTCAGCCTCGATCGCTATCTCCCGTGCCGACGCTGCCGACACCACGACCGGCGTCGCGGGGTCGGCGATGGCCTCGCGCATCGTCGGCGTCAGCCGGTCATCCTCAGCCAACCACCACAGCAGCACGTGGGTGTCCAGCAGGAGCGTCACGGGCCGGTGTCGCCGTGGAAGGCGGCGATCAGGTCCTCGGGCGTCTCGTCGAAGTCGTCAGCGATCGCGACCCGTCCCCGCCACGCCCCGGGCGTCCGCGGCTGGGTCCGCGCGCCGGCCGGCACCAGCCGGGCGAGCGGCTTGCCGGCTGGAGCGATCGAGACGGTCGGCCGGTCACCTCCCTTTCATCACGTGACGCCGCTGCGGCCGATCCGCTCCGCTCGCCGACCCGGGCGCGACACCCCCCACCCCGACGCGTCGCGGAGCGGCGACCGATGAGTTCGCCGGTGCCAGAGGGTCCACCCGTCACCGTCCCCATCGAGAGGAACTCCGTGCCGAGCAACGTCACCCCGATGATCATCACGCACGACCTAGAGCGGCTGGCGCGCTTCTACGCCGGCGTCGCCGGGGCCACGGAGACCAGCCGCACGCCCGACGACGGGCCGACGTTCTACCTCGGCCTTCGGGTCGGCGACTCCGAGCTGGGCATCGTCGCCGACGACAGCGTCGAGGGAGCTCCGGCCGGGCGCGTCCTGCTGAGTGTCGAGGTGCCCGACGTCGACGCCGCGCTGTCTCGGGTCGCGTCGCTCGGCGGTCACGCGCCGGCTCCTGCCAACGACATGCCCTGGGGTCAGCGCGTCGCCCACGTGACGGACCCGGACGGCAACGCCGTCAACCTGACGACGACGTCCGCCTGAGGTCCACCACGGCTCCTCGTCCTCATCTCCGAGCGCTAGCGGCCCTCTCCCCCGTCGGTCGTGCGTGGGCACCACGGCTGCCATCCCGCCGCCCACGACCCTGACGCACCGCGATGGGCCGTCAGGTTGTTGCTGACAGCTGTTGGGCCGGTCAGTTGGTTTTCAGCGTTGCGTTTCCCTTCCGGTGATCTCGTTTAAGTTGGGGATAACGGACGTACTGCTGAAAGCGGACGGCGCCCGGCTGACGCCGCTGCCACCCCGTCCACATCGGCGACCACTCCGCTCCCCGTGACCGTGTCGGCCGAGAGGGGTTCACAGCTGCGTGCTGTTGACTCCGCGCCGTGGACGTCGTCGAGGAGCTCTGGGCCCGCGTGACCACTCCGCTCCCCCAGCTGCCGATGACGGTCCTGGTGGGCGCGCTGCTGGCGGCCGCTGTCGTCGTCCTCTCCCCCGCCCTGTGGCGGCCGGCCCGCACCGTCGTGACCATCGCCCACGAGGGCGCGCACGGGCTGGTGGCCCTGGCCGCGGGCCGTCGACTGGCCGGCATCCGGCTGCACTCGGACACCTCGGGGCTGACCGTGTCGGCGGGGCGGCCGACCGGGCTCGGGATGGTGCTCACCTGCGCGGCGGGCTACACCGGCCCGGCGCTGTTCGGGCTGGGCGCGGCGGCCCTGCTGGCCGCCGGCCACGCCGTCGGGCTGCTGTGGGCGCTGCTGGGCCTGCTGGCGCTGCTGCTCGTGCAGATCCGCAACTGGTACGGACTGTGGGCGGTGCTTGCCACCGGCGCCGTCGTCCTGGCCGTGACCGGGTGGCTGCCGCCGGCCGGTCAGGCCGCGTTCGCGGCCGCCGGTACCTGGTTCCTGCTGCTGGCCGCGCCGAAGACGGTCCTCGAGCTGCAGCGGGCCCGCCGCCGCCGTGCCGCCCCGGACTCCGACGCCGACCAGCTGGCCGGCCTCACCCGTCTGCCCGCGGTGCTGTGGGTCGGGCTCTTCCTGCTCGTCGACGTCGGCGCGCTGCTCCTCGGCGGCTGGTGGCTGCTCGTCTAGCGCCGTGCTGCAACGGCCACCCTTCAGGGGCCCGCGCCGAGCCCGCGAGGCGTGGGGGGAAGGGTGGCCCTTCTACTTCCTCAGCGCCGGCCGCGCCGCCGCGGGGCCACGCCGTGCGGCTGGTGGACCGGCGCGACCTCCGGTGCGGGAGGGATGTCGGCGCTGACCTCGTCCTCGGTGACGGTCAGCCGGCGCCCGTGGTGGTGCACGTCGAGGGGGTCGCCGTCGAGGAGCCGGTAGGTGGCCTCGGTCGGCGTCACGGTCACCACGAGCAGCCGGCCCTGGTAGTTCAGCCGGAACCGCAGCCGGGTGATCCGCTCGGGCAGCCGGGGGGCGAACTCCAGCCGCCCGTCGTGGTCGCGCATCCCGCCGAACCCGGCGACGGCCACCGTCCAGCCGCCGGCCAGCGAGGCGATGTGCAGGCCGTGCCCGGAGTTGCCGTGCAGGTTCTGCAGGTCGGTCAGGGTGGCCTCGCCCCAGTAGTCGTAGGCCAGCGCCAGGTGACCGGTCTCGGCGGCCACCACGCCCTGCTGGGTGGCCGACAGCGAGGAGTCGCGCACCGTCCGCGCCTCGTAGTAGGCGAAGTCGGCGGCCTTCTCCTCGGGGGTGAAGGCGTCCCCGCGCAGGTGCAGCGCCATCACCAGGTCCGCCTGCTTGATCACCTGCTTGCGGTAGATGTCGAAGTAGGGGTAGTGCAGGAGGAGCGGGTAGCAGTCCGGCGGGGTGGCCTCGAAGTCCCACTCCTCGTGGTGGGTGAAGGCGTCGGACTGCATGTGCACGCCGCGCCGGGTGTCGTAGGGCACCGCCATCAGCGCGGCCGCGCGGTCCCAGCGGGTGGTCTCGTCCTCGGTGACGCCGAGCCGGCCGGCGACGTCGGGCTGGCGCTCCACCGCCGCGATCGCCTCGCGCAGGTTCCGCTGCGCCATGAGGTTCGTGTAGACGTTGTTGTCCACGACGGCGGTGTACTCGTCGGGGCCGGTGACGCCGTCGATGCGGAAGCCGTGCTCGTCGTCGAAGTGCCCCAGCGAGGCCCACAGCCGGGCGGTCTCGATCAGCAGCTCGGCGCCGTGGTCGCGGTCGAACTCCTCGTCGGCGGTGGCGTTGTGGTACCGGACGACGGCATCGGCGATGTCGGCGTTGATGTGGAAGGCCGCCGTCCCCGCCGGCCAGTAGCCCGAGGTCTCCTCCCCGCGGATCGTGCGCCACGGGAAGGTCGCGCCCTCCAGCCCGAGCTCCCGGGCCCGGTCCCGGGCCAGGTCGAGGGTGGAGTGCCGCCAGCGCAGCGCGTCGCGGGCCGCCGCCGGGGCGATGTAGGTGAGCACGGGGAGCACGTAGGTCTCGGTGTCCCAGAAGGTGTGCCCGTCGTAGCCGGGACCGGTCAGGCCCTTGGCCGGGATGGGCTGGCGCTCGGCCCGCAGCCCGGCCTGCAGCAGGTGGAAGACGCCGACCCGCACCGCCTGCTGCAGCTCGTCGTCCCCCTCGATCTCGACGTCGGCGTGCTGCCAGTGCTCGTCGAGCACCTCGCGCTGCTCGCGCAGCAGCCGCTCGAAGCCGGCGAGCTTGGCGGTGGCCAGCGCTCCCTCCACCTGGTCGCGCAGCGCCGCCGCCGACCGCCGCGAGGACCAGCCGTAGGAGAGGAACTTGACCAGCTTGACCGACGAGCCCTGCGGCAGTCGGGCGGCGAGGGCGAAACGGGCCAGGTCCTCCCCGGCCTCGATGTCGGCCGTGGAGGTGTCGGGCACCTCGACCACGTGGTCCATCCCAGCGGCCATCCGCAGCCGGCTGCGCTTGGTGCGGTGCACCAGCACCGCCCGCTGACCGCGGGCCACGGCCATCTCGTTGACCAGCGGGCGGGCCAGCGCCGCGGCCGCGCGCGGGTCGTCGGCCTCCGAGCCGCTGTCCACCGGCTCGTTGGCCAGCAGGTCCGACTGCAGGGCGATGTAGAGGTCCCCCTGCCCGTCGGTGCACTCCACGGTGTACTCGATGGCGGCGATCGAGCGGCGCCGCAGCGACACCATCCGGGTGCTCGTCACGGTCACCACCCGCCCGTTCGGCGAGCGCCACTCGGTGCTGCGGCGCAGCAGGCCGCGGCGCAGGTCCAGCGTGCGCCGGTGCTCGACGATCTCGCCGTAGTCCAGGTCCAGCGGGGTGTCGCCGACCAGCAGCCGGATCAGCTTGCCGTCGGTCACGTTGACCACGGTCTGCCCCTGCTCGGGGAAGCCGTACCCGGCCTCCGCGTAGGGCAGCGGCCGCTCCTCGAAGAAGCCGTTGAGGTAGGTGCCCGGGACGACGACCGGCTCACCCTCCTCGAACGACCCCCGCATGCCGATGTGCCCGTTGGACAGCGCGAACACCGACTCGTGGACGGCGAGGGACGCGTGGTCCAGGCCCGTCTCGGTCAGCGCCCACGGCTCGATCGGGAAGTGCGGCCGCCCCTCCGTCACGGTGACCCCTCGCCGGCGCCCGCCGGCCCCGCGACGGGCCGT
Proteins encoded:
- a CDS encoding MFS transporter — translated: MTTAATTGPTSPPADVALRRERFGWYSYDWAMSVFNTSITTVFLGPYLTSVAEEAAGPDGRLGFLGLSIPPGSWFSYVLSASVLLQVLVLPLTGAVADRRGRKREMLAGFAALGALATTALYFVADGRYLLGALLFILANISFGAATVVYYSWLPDLAGPDERDAVSSRGWAFGYVGGALLLAVHLGLVLGAPSLGLTTGEAVRICLATAGLWWGAFTVFSVSRLRNRPVREAAGRPRSGFRQLATTMREMRAFPLTLWFLGAYLLFNDGVQTVISLSATYATEELGLEQSVLTGAILMVQVVAIAGALGLGRLAGRYGARRVVLGALVAWIGVLVAAFSLRAGAVGQFYALAAVIGLVQGGTQALSRSLFSQLIPAGKEAEYYGFYEISDRGTSWLGPLAFGLTYQLTGSYRLAIVSLVVFFVAGFVALATLPIRRAVVAAGNTPPERL
- a CDS encoding glycerophosphodiester phosphodiesterase, producing MAPVRYRFLDGPTPIAMAHRGGAIEHLENTRPAFEACVAMGYRYLETDVRVSADGVPIVFHDPTLDRVTDRTGRVDRLPWSELAAARIGGREPILRLEDLLGAWPDVRFNLDIKAPGVVGPLARTVRRLGVEDRICLGSFSDARVAAARRVFGPGVCTSLGPRGVAALRLSSYSPRAAGLVRIPAGCAQVPLQLGGRALVDERFIAAAHARGLQVHVWTVDTEEEATAVLDLGVDGVMTDRPTMLRDLLERRGQWFPR
- a CDS encoding type II toxin-antitoxin system VapC family toxin, encoding MTLLLDTHVLLWWLAEDDRLTPTMREAIADPATPVVVSAASAREIAIEAELGKLTIPGDLAGELGRQGLDELPVTVEGGVAAGALPRHHADPFDRMLIAQAARRRFVLVTADRRFTDYDVLTLS
- a CDS encoding VOC family protein, which codes for MIITHDLERLARFYAGVAGATETSRTPDDGPTFYLGLRVGDSELGIVADDSVEGAPAGRVLLSVEVPDVDAALSRVASLGGHAPAPANDMPWGQRVAHVTDPDGNAVNLTTTSA
- a CDS encoding M50 family metallopeptidase — protein: MDVVEELWARVTTPLPQLPMTVLVGALLAAAVVVLSPALWRPARTVVTIAHEGAHGLVALAAGRRLAGIRLHSDTSGLTVSAGRPTGLGMVLTCAAGYTGPALFGLGAAALLAAGHAVGLLWALLGLLALLLVQIRNWYGLWAVLATGAVVLAVTGWLPPAGQAAFAAAGTWFLLLAAPKTVLELQRARRRRAAPDSDADQLAGLTRLPAVLWVGLFLLVDVGALLLGGWWLLV
- a CDS encoding glycoside hydrolase family 65 protein, whose translation is MTEGRPHFPIEPWALTETGLDHASLAVHESVFALSNGHIGMRGSFEEGEPVVVPGTYLNGFFEERPLPYAEAGYGFPEQGQTVVNVTDGKLIRLLVGDTPLDLDYGEIVEHRRTLDLRRGLLRRSTEWRSPNGRVVTVTSTRMVSLRRRSIAAIEYTVECTDGQGDLYIALQSDLLANEPVDSGSEADDPRAAAALARPLVNEMAVARGQRAVLVHRTKRSRLRMAAGMDHVVEVPDTSTADIEAGEDLARFALAARLPQGSSVKLVKFLSYGWSSRRSAAALRDQVEGALATAKLAGFERLLREQREVLDEHWQHADVEIEGDDELQQAVRVGVFHLLQAGLRAERQPIPAKGLTGPGYDGHTFWDTETYVLPVLTYIAPAAARDALRWRHSTLDLARDRARELGLEGATFPWRTIRGEETSGYWPAGTAAFHINADIADAVVRYHNATADEEFDRDHGAELLIETARLWASLGHFDDEHGFRIDGVTGPDEYTAVVDNNVYTNLMAQRNLREAIAAVERQPDVAGRLGVTEDETTRWDRAAALMAVPYDTRRGVHMQSDAFTHHEEWDFEATPPDCYPLLLHYPYFDIYRKQVIKQADLVMALHLRGDAFTPEEKAADFAYYEARTVRDSSLSATQQGVVAAETGHLALAYDYWGEATLTDLQNLHGNSGHGLHIASLAGGWTVAVAGFGGMRDHDGRLEFAPRLPERITRLRFRLNYQGRLLVVTVTPTEATYRLLDGDPLDVHHHGRRLTVTEDEVSADIPPAPEVAPVHQPHGVAPRRRGRR